In Mycolicibacter virginiensis, the DNA window AGTTCGACCATGCAACTGGTCGCGGGCCGCTACGACGTGCTGTGCGACCCGCAGAGTGCCGAGCAGGGTCGGGATCTGTTGGCGAAGCTGACGCTCTGACTCGGCGTTGTTGCGTAGCGCGGTCAAGCGGCCTTACCGTCGTGGCACGAAACGGCAACGGGAGGCGGGTGGCGTGGCGAGTCGGCGCGGTCGCGTACGGCGGCTGGGCGCGGCTGCGCTGACCGCACTGACCGTTGCGTCGGCGGCATCGGCCTGCGGTTCGTCCGGGCCGTCCGCCGATGTCCCTGTGATCAGCGTCTATACCCCGGCCAACGACACCGCGACGTTCCGGGTGATCGCGGCGCGCTGCACCCACCAAGCCGATGGGCGATACCGGGTGCAGCAGTTCAGCCTGCCGCGCGCCGCGGACGACCAGCGCCTGCAACTGGCCCGTCGACTGACCGGCAACGACCGCACCTTGGATGTGATGGGCCTGGATGTGGTGTGGACCGCCGAGTTCGCCGAGGCAGGCTGGGCGTTGCCACTGGCTGAGGATCCGGCCGGCAAGGCCGAGGCCGACGCCGCAGCTGACACGCTGCCGGGCCCGCTGGCGACTGGACGCTGGCGCGATCGGCTCTACGCCGCACCGCTCGTCACCAACACCCAATTGCTCTGGTACCGGCCGGATCTGATGAAGGCCGCGCCGTCCACCTGGGACCAGATGATCGCCGAGGCGGCCCGTTTGCGCAGCGCGGGCCAGCCCAGCTGGATCGCGGTGCAGGCCAAGCAATACGAGGGCTTGGTGGTGTGGTTCAACACGCTGCTGGAAAGCGCCGGGGGAAGAGTTCTCGGCGACGACGGGAAGACGGTCACCCTCACCGACACCGCTGAGCACCGGGCCGCCACCGTCGCCGCGTTGCGGGTCATGAAGGCGGTGGCGACCGCTCCGGGCGCCGACCCGTCGATCACCCAGACCGATGAGGGCACCGCACGGCTGGCATTCGAGCAGGGCAAGGCGGCGCTGGAGGTCAACTGGCCCTTCGTGCTGCCGTCCATGCTGGAGAACGCCGTCAAGGGTGGGGTGGGATTCCTTCCGCTGCAAGGGCGTTCGGATCTGGCCGGCAGTATCGACGGCATCGGCGCTTTTGCGCCCAGCGACGAGCAATACCGCATTGCCTACGAGGCCAGCCGCAACGTGCTCGGGTATGCGCCGTATCCGGCGGTGTTGCCGGGGCATCCGGCCAAGGTGACCCTCGGTGGATTGAACCTGGCGGTGGCCAAGACCACCCGGCATCGTGCTGAAGCGTTCGAAGCGGTGCGTTGTCTGCGAAACGCCGCGAACCAGAAGTATCTCGCAATTGAGGGCGGACTGCCCGCGGTGCGGGCCTCGGTATACGCCGACCCGCAGTTCCAGGAGAAGTACCCGCAGCACAACGTGATCCGTCAGCAGCTCACCGATGCTGCGGTGCGGCCGGTGACGCCGGTCTATCAGGCGGTGTCGACCCGGATATCGGCCACGCTGGCGCCGATCAGCGCCATCGACCCGGAGCGCACCGCCGAGGAGCTCACCGTGCAGGTGCAAAAGGCCATCGACGGCAAGGGACTGATCCCGTGACCCGCGCCAAATCTCGCGCCGAAGACGTCCGTTCACAGCGCCGGCTCGCGGTGGCGCTCGTCGCGCCGGCGGTGATCCTGATGCTGGCCGTGACGGCTTATCCGATCGGTTACGCGATCTGGCTGAGCCTGTTGCGCTACAACCTGGCCACTCCGGACGACACCGCGTTCGTCGGGCTGGCCAACTATCAGACCACCCTGACCGACTCCTACTGGTGGACCGCCTTCGCGGTGACGCTGGGCATCACCGTGGTCTCGGTGGTCTTCGAATTCGTCTTCGGCCTGGCGCTGGCTCTGGTGATGCACCGCAGCCTGTTCGCCAAGGGTATGGTGCGCACGGCGGTGCTGGTGCCCTACGGGATCGTCACCGTCGCGGCCGCCTACAGCTGGTATTACGCCTGGACGCCCGGGACCGGCTACCTGGCCAATCTGTTGCCGACCGGCAGCGCGCCACTGACCCACCAACTGCCGTCGCTGGGGATCGTGGTGCTGGCAGAGGTGTGGAAGACCACGCCGTTCATGGCGCTGCTGTTGCTGGCGGGGCTGGCACTGGTGCCCGACGAACTGCTCAAGGCCGCCCAGATGGACGGTGCCGGCGCCTGGCGGCGACTGGTCACCATCATTCTGCCGATGATGAAACCGGCGATCCTGGTGGCGCTGCTGTTCCGCACGCTCGACGCTTTTCGGATCTTCGACAACATCTACGTGCTCACCAACGGCTCCAACAGCACCGGCTCGGTATCGATCCTTGGCTACGACAACCTGTTCAAGGGATTCAACGTGGGTCTCGGGTCGGCGATCTCGGTGTTGATCTTCATCTGCGTGGCGCTGATCGCGTGGGTGTTCGTCAAAGTGTTCGGTGCCGCGGCACCGGGATCGAGCCAGAAATGACCGAGCTTCGCCGGCGCACCGCGTGGCTGATCATCGACCTGGCCGTGGTGCTCTACGCGCTGGTGCCGGTGCTGTGGATCTTCTCGTTGTCGCTCAAGCCCACATCAACGGTCAAGGACGGCAGATTGATTCCGTCCACCGTGACCCTGGACAACTACCGCGGCATCTTCGCCGGTGACGTGTTCGGCTCGGCACTGATCAACTCGGTGGGCATCGGTCTGATCACCACGGTGATCGCGGTGGTGATCGGGGCGATGGCCGCCTACGCGGTGGCTCGCCTGGAGTTCCCCGGTAAGCGGCTGCTGGTCGGGGCGGCCCTGCTGATCGCGATGTTCCCCCAGATATCGCTGGTGACACCCATTTTCAACATCGAGCGCGCCACCGGGCTGTTCGACACCTGGTTGGGATTGATCATTCCCTACATCACCTTCGCGCTGCCGCTGGCGATCTACACCCTCTCGGCGTTCTTCCAAGAGATCCCGTGGGACCTGGAGAAGGCAGCGAAAATGGACGGCGCCACACCCGGGCAGGCGTTCCGCAAGGTGATCGCGCCGCTGGCGGCGCCGGGCATCGTCACCGCAGCGATTCTGGTGTTCATCTTCGCCTGGAACGACCTGCTGCTGGCGTTGTCGCTGACGGCGACCAAAGCCTCGGTCACCGCGCCGGTCGCGATCGCCAACTTCACCGGCAGTTCGCAATTCGAGGAGCCGACCGGATCGATCGCGGCGGGGGCAATGGTGATCACCGTGCCGATCATCGTCTTTGTTCTAATCTTCCAACGACGGATCGTGGCGGGACTCACCTCCGGCGCGGTGAAGGGATAGGCCGATGGCAGAGATCGAACTCCTCCACATCACCAAGAGCTACCCCGATGGCGCAGTGGCGGTGAAAGATCTGTCGCTGAGCATCGCCGACGGTGAGTTCATCATTCTGGTGGGGCCCTCGGGCTGCGGAAAATCCACCACGCTGAACATGATCGCCGGCCTGGAGGAGATCTCGTCGGGGGAGTTGCGCATCGGGGGTGAACGCGTCAACGAACGCGCACCTAAGGACCGCGACATCGCGATGGTGTTCCAGTCCTACGCGCTCTACCCACACATGACGGTGCGGCAAAACATCGCTTTCCCGCTGACCCTGGCCAAGATGCGCAAGCCGCAGATCGCCGAAAAGGTGGCGGAGGTGGCCAAGATCCTGGATCTGGCTGAGCTGTTGGATCGCAAGCCCTCACAGCTCTCCGGCGGCCAGCGTCAACGGGTCGCGATGGGGCGGGCGATCGTGCGGCACCCCAAGGCATTTCTGATGGACGAGCCGCTGTCGAACCTCGACGCCAAGCTGCGGGTGCAGATGCGCAGTGAGATCGCCCGGCTGCAGCGCAGGCTGGGCACCACCACCGTCTACGTCACGCACGACCAGACCGAGGCGATGACGCTCGGGGACCGGGTGGTGGTGATGCACGGTGGGATCGCCCAGCAGGTCGGCACACCCGACGAGCTGTACGAGCGGCCCGCCAACCTGTTCGTCGCCGGTTTCGTCGGTTCTCCGGCGATGAACTTCTTCCCGGGCACGCTGACCGCGACCGGCGCACGCCTGCCCATCGGTGAGGTGCCGCTGGATGCGGCGACTCGCGAATCGATCGGCAAGCATCCCGCACCGGGCGGCGGGGAGGTGGTCATCGGGGTACGCCCGGAGCATCTGGGCGATGCCGCGCTGCTCGACGAGGCACAGCGTGGTCGCGCGGTGAAGTTCGCGGCCCGTGTGGATCTCGTCGAATCGCTGGGCGCCGACAAATACCTGTATTTCACCCCGAACGAATCCGGCGACGCGCCAGCCGAAAACAACCTGGTGGCCCGGGTTCCCGCTGCATCGAAGGCGGGCGGCGGGCAGCCGATCGAGTTGGCGCTGGACCCCGACAAGGTGGTCGTGTTCGACGCCAAGACCGGAGTGAATCTCAGCGTCGCACCGGCTGGGCGGTGACCCGCTGGTGAGCGACGACCTGGACCGGGTGCGTGAGCATGTCCGGCGGCACTTCGCGGGCGTCGCTGCCGAGCCCGACACCGCGAGGGTGACGTTTCTGGGTGTTGAGCCCATCGAGGTGTTGCGATTCGGGCCCGGACCCGACCGGATGGTGCATTACGTCTCGGCCGGTTGCTCGCGCCACCCGATGGGTGACCCCGGCCAGCTCCTCTCCGACCCGGTGCATGGTCCCCGGGCCGAAATCGTGGTGAGCCTGCGTTCCTCGGGTTCTGACACCGGGCTGGCCCGCAGCCTCGCCGCGGTGGCGGCCGCGCCGGTGGTCGAAGGCGTGGTGCTGGCGCCCGATGCCCTGATCGACCTCGGGGGTCCGTTGTGGACGGGGCCTTCGGGTCCGGTGCCGTTCACCGCGGTCTTGTTGGGCGACAGCGACATCGCCGAACTGGCGCTGGAGCCGCCGCGGGAGCCGGTGCGGTTCTTGTCGGCCATCCCGATCACCGCGACCGAGGCAGCGTGGGTGCGGCTCAAGGGCGCCGAGTCGATGCGCGAGGCCTGGCGCGCTGACGGTGTGGACGTCTTCGACCCGGGCCGTCCGGCGTCCCAGCCTCAGTAACCGGGACGCTCAGAGCCAGCCGTTGCGGCGGAACGCGCGGTAGAGCACCGCGGAGATCACACACATGCCCGCCACGACCATCGGATAGCCGAATGCCCAGTGCAGCACCGGCATGCGGTCGAAGTTCATGCCGTAGATGCCGGCGATCATGGTCGGGACGGCGATGATGCCGGCCCAGGCCGACATCTTGCGCATGTCGGTGTTCTGCTGCATCCCGACCCGCGCCAGCGCGGCCTGCACCAGCGAGCTGAGCAACTCGTCGTAGCCGGCGATCTGCTCGGCGGCGCGGGTCTGATGATCGGCGACGTCGCGCAGATAGCGCCGCACTTCTTTGGAGATCAGATCCCGGTAGTCGGTCTGCATCCGCTCAAACGGCACCGACAGTGGCGCGACCGCACGCCGCAACTCGACGACCTCGCGCTTGATCTGGTAAATCGGTTCGACGTCGGTGCGGGTGCCGGGCGCGAACGCTGTCTCCTCGATGACGTCGATGTCGCTTTCCATGAGGTTGGTCACTTCGACGTAGCGGTCCACCACGTAGTCGGCGATGGCATGCATCACGGCAAACGGACCCAGCCGCATCTGCTCGGGATCGGTGTCCATCCGCTTGCGGACTTGCGCCAAGCCGCTGTGCTCGCCATGCCGGACGGTGACCACGAAGTTCTTGCCGACGAAGATCATGATCTCGCCCGTTTCGACGATCTCGCGCGGCAGCACCGCCGATTCGTGCGGTACGTAGT includes these proteins:
- a CDS encoding ABC transporter ATP-binding protein; amino-acid sequence: MAEIELLHITKSYPDGAVAVKDLSLSIADGEFIILVGPSGCGKSTTLNMIAGLEEISSGELRIGGERVNERAPKDRDIAMVFQSYALYPHMTVRQNIAFPLTLAKMRKPQIAEKVAEVAKILDLAELLDRKPSQLSGGQRQRVAMGRAIVRHPKAFLMDEPLSNLDAKLRVQMRSEIARLQRRLGTTTVYVTHDQTEAMTLGDRVVVMHGGIAQQVGTPDELYERPANLFVAGFVGSPAMNFFPGTLTATGARLPIGEVPLDAATRESIGKHPAPGGGEVVIGVRPEHLGDAALLDEAQRGRAVKFAARVDLVESLGADKYLYFTPNESGDAPAENNLVARVPAASKAGGGQPIELALDPDKVVVFDAKTGVNLSVAPAGR
- a CDS encoding ABC transporter substrate-binding protein; amino-acid sequence: MASRRGRVRRLGAAALTALTVASAASACGSSGPSADVPVISVYTPANDTATFRVIAARCTHQADGRYRVQQFSLPRAADDQRLQLARRLTGNDRTLDVMGLDVVWTAEFAEAGWALPLAEDPAGKAEADAAADTLPGPLATGRWRDRLYAAPLVTNTQLLWYRPDLMKAAPSTWDQMIAEAARLRSAGQPSWIAVQAKQYEGLVVWFNTLLESAGGRVLGDDGKTVTLTDTAEHRAATVAALRVMKAVATAPGADPSITQTDEGTARLAFEQGKAALEVNWPFVLPSMLENAVKGGVGFLPLQGRSDLAGSIDGIGAFAPSDEQYRIAYEASRNVLGYAPYPAVLPGHPAKVTLGGLNLAVAKTTRHRAEAFEAVRCLRNAANQKYLAIEGGLPAVRASVYADPQFQEKYPQHNVIRQQLTDAAVRPVTPVYQAVSTRISATLAPISAIDPERTAEELTVQVQKAIDGKGLIP
- a CDS encoding carbohydrate ABC transporter permease, producing MTRAKSRAEDVRSQRRLAVALVAPAVILMLAVTAYPIGYAIWLSLLRYNLATPDDTAFVGLANYQTTLTDSYWWTAFAVTLGITVVSVVFEFVFGLALALVMHRSLFAKGMVRTAVLVPYGIVTVAAAYSWYYAWTPGTGYLANLLPTGSAPLTHQLPSLGIVVLAEVWKTTPFMALLLLAGLALVPDELLKAAQMDGAGAWRRLVTIILPMMKPAILVALLFRTLDAFRIFDNIYVLTNGSNSTGSVSILGYDNLFKGFNVGLGSAISVLIFICVALIAWVFVKVFGAAAPGSSQK
- a CDS encoding carbohydrate ABC transporter permease; amino-acid sequence: MTELRRRTAWLIIDLAVVLYALVPVLWIFSLSLKPTSTVKDGRLIPSTVTLDNYRGIFAGDVFGSALINSVGIGLITTVIAVVIGAMAAYAVARLEFPGKRLLVGAALLIAMFPQISLVTPIFNIERATGLFDTWLGLIIPYITFALPLAIYTLSAFFQEIPWDLEKAAKMDGATPGQAFRKVIAPLAAPGIVTAAILVFIFAWNDLLLALSLTATKASVTAPVAIANFTGSSQFEEPTGSIAAGAMVITVPIIVFVLIFQRRIVAGLTSGAVKG
- a CDS encoding suppressor of fused domain protein, giving the protein MSDDLDRVREHVRRHFAGVAAEPDTARVTFLGVEPIEVLRFGPGPDRMVHYVSAGCSRHPMGDPGQLLSDPVHGPRAEIVVSLRSSGSDTGLARSLAAVAAAPVVEGVVLAPDALIDLGGPLWTGPSGPVPFTAVLLGDSDIAELALEPPREPVRFLSAIPITATEAAWVRLKGAESMREAWRADGVDVFDPGRPASQPQ
- the corA gene encoding magnesium/cobalt transporter CorA translates to MTALQDPTPRVLVDCGVYADGERIPGEFTPAGARAKVREIEAGGQEAFVWVGLHEPGEAQMQGVAATFQLHPLSVEDAVQAHQRPKLERYDDTLFLALKTVNYVPHESAVLPREIVETGEIMIFVGKNFVVTVRHGEHSGLAQVRKRMDTDPEQMRLGPFAVMHAIADYVVDRYVEVTNLMESDIDVIEETAFAPGTRTDVEPIYQIKREVVELRRAVAPLSVPFERMQTDYRDLISKEVRRYLRDVADHQTRAAEQIAGYDELLSSLVQAALARVGMQQNTDMRKMSAWAGIIAVPTMIAGIYGMNFDRMPVLHWAFGYPMVVAGMCVISAVLYRAFRRNGWL